In a single window of the Luteibacter rhizovicinus DSM 16549 genome:
- a CDS encoding MGDG synthase family glycosyltransferase, translating to MTRRILLLSVSAGAGHVRAADALDATIATLAADGLDVEARHLDVMDFVPSSFRRIYADFYLGLITHYPRLWGMLYRITDDARPEAVTQRMRRTIERLNTRRLRAAINDFAPDAIICTHFLPAEMLMRQIRKGRVTAPVYLQVTDFDLHRMWVIPGMTGYFAANPEIAHRMRAVGLPPERVHVTGIPVMPAFAHEHNRRALRAELGMDPDRPAYLVMGGGAGVGALDELADALLSGDGDFQLVVLAGRNTDMLERLRTLARTRHAGRLFPQGFTQHVERLMACCDLAITKPGGLTTSECLAVGLPMIVNAPIPGQEERNADYLLEQGAAWKAIDAVALSWRIRHLQAQPAMLADMATRARAIGRPHAARDVVDTVLALLDSR from the coding sequence GTGACGCGGCGCATCCTGCTCCTTTCGGTCTCCGCCGGCGCCGGCCATGTACGCGCGGCGGACGCACTGGACGCGACGATCGCCACGCTGGCCGCGGACGGCCTCGACGTCGAGGCGCGCCATCTCGACGTGATGGACTTCGTGCCATCCAGCTTCCGCCGCATCTACGCCGATTTCTACCTCGGCCTGATCACGCACTACCCGCGCCTGTGGGGCATGCTTTACCGGATCACGGACGACGCGCGCCCGGAAGCCGTGACGCAGCGCATGCGCCGTACCATCGAACGACTGAACACCCGGCGGCTGCGCGCGGCGATCAACGACTTCGCGCCGGATGCCATCATCTGCACACACTTCCTGCCGGCCGAGATGCTGATGCGGCAGATCCGCAAAGGCCGTGTCACCGCCCCGGTCTACCTGCAGGTGACGGATTTCGATCTGCATCGCATGTGGGTGATCCCGGGGATGACCGGCTATTTCGCCGCCAATCCCGAGATCGCCCATCGCATGCGCGCCGTCGGCCTGCCGCCCGAGCGCGTGCACGTGACCGGCATCCCCGTGATGCCCGCGTTCGCGCACGAGCATAATCGTCGCGCGTTGCGCGCGGAACTCGGCATGGACCCGGATCGCCCGGCGTATCTGGTCATGGGCGGTGGCGCGGGCGTCGGTGCGCTCGACGAACTGGCCGATGCCCTGCTTTCGGGTGACGGCGATTTTCAGCTCGTGGTGTTGGCCGGACGCAACACGGACATGCTCGAACGCCTGCGCACGCTGGCACGCACACGCCATGCAGGGCGTCTGTTCCCGCAGGGCTTCACGCAACACGTGGAGCGGCTGATGGCTTGCTGCGACCTGGCGATCACCAAACCCGGCGGACTGACCACGTCGGAGTGCCTGGCCGTGGGCCTGCCGATGATCGTCAATGCGCCGATCCCCGGCCAGGAAGAGCGCAACGCGGATTACCTGCTCGAACAGGGTGCCGCATGGAAAGCCATCGACGCCGTCGCCCTGTCATGGCGCATTCGTCACTTGCAGGCACAGCCAGCGATGCTCGCCGACATGGCCACCCGTGCGCGCGCCATCGGCCGTCCACATGCGGCACGCGACGTCGTCGACACCGTGCTCGCCCTGCTGGACAGCCGATGA
- a CDS encoding Ppx/GppA phosphatase family protein, giving the protein MPESPDTPLRTYLLATSAKSQINDGEFLAAVDLGSNSFHMVVARYEHGEPRVIDRLRDSVRMAVGLRPDGTLDANHRAAALASLARFGQRIAGIPALHVRAVATNTVRRLASPHAFLSAAEAALGHPVEIVSGREEGRLIFLGSSHDLPASRDHRLVIDIGGGSTEFIIGRGTSPLLTESVQVGCIASTLRFFPGGKITRKRWQKARREIGVLLQQFSEEYREAGWADAYGSSGTAKSIGSVVRAMKLSDDGITPESLATIREALIEQGASGTLKLPGLGEDRAEVFAGGVAIFEAAFEALGIERLRVSESSMREGLLWDLIGRSAGTDPRMASIDSLASRYGVDRAQARRVETTAIGLFDQLSKPWKLDDDGREWLSWAARVHELGLAIAHSQHQRHGGYILRHADLAGFSRQEQQLLAAIVECHRRKPEKSVISALPVRYRALARHITAILRLGVLFRRARRAEALPRIRVSASRQRLRLSLPADWLDQHPLTEADLEQEREPLAELGLELEIVTE; this is encoded by the coding sequence ATGCCAGAATCCCCCGATACGCCGCTGCGGACATATCTCTTGGCGACCTCAGCTAAATCGCAGATCAACGACGGTGAATTCCTCGCCGCCGTCGACCTCGGCTCCAACAGCTTCCACATGGTGGTGGCTCGCTACGAACACGGCGAACCGCGCGTCATCGACCGCCTGCGCGACTCCGTCCGAATGGCCGTGGGCCTGCGCCCGGACGGGACCCTCGACGCGAACCACCGCGCAGCGGCGCTGGCCAGCCTGGCCCGGTTCGGTCAGCGCATCGCCGGCATCCCCGCCCTGCACGTGCGTGCGGTCGCGACCAATACCGTGCGCCGCCTTGCTTCGCCGCATGCCTTCCTGTCCGCGGCGGAAGCCGCGCTGGGGCATCCGGTGGAAATCGTCTCGGGCCGTGAAGAAGGGCGACTGATCTTCCTCGGCTCCTCGCACGACCTGCCCGCCTCTCGCGACCACCGGCTGGTCATCGACATCGGCGGCGGCAGCACCGAATTCATCATCGGCCGCGGCACCTCGCCCCTGCTGACCGAGAGCGTCCAGGTGGGCTGCATCGCCTCGACGCTGCGCTTCTTTCCGGGCGGCAAGATCACTCGCAAGCGCTGGCAGAAGGCCCGCCGCGAGATCGGCGTGCTGCTCCAGCAGTTCTCCGAGGAATATCGCGAAGCGGGCTGGGCCGACGCCTATGGCTCGTCAGGCACGGCTAAGTCCATCGGCTCGGTGGTGCGCGCGATGAAACTCTCCGACGACGGCATCACGCCCGAGTCGCTGGCGACCATCCGCGAAGCGCTGATCGAACAGGGCGCGTCGGGGACGCTGAAGCTGCCGGGCCTGGGCGAAGATCGCGCCGAGGTCTTTGCCGGTGGCGTGGCGATTTTCGAAGCGGCATTCGAGGCCCTGGGCATCGAGCGCCTGCGTGTGTCGGAAAGTTCGATGCGCGAAGGTCTGCTCTGGGACCTGATCGGCCGCTCCGCCGGCACCGACCCGCGCATGGCCAGCATCGATTCGCTGGCCAGCCGTTACGGGGTGGACCGGGCTCAGGCACGCCGCGTCGAAACGACGGCGATCGGCCTGTTCGACCAGCTCAGCAAACCCTGGAAGCTCGACGATGACGGGCGTGAGTGGTTGTCCTGGGCGGCGCGCGTGCACGAACTCGGCCTGGCCATCGCACACAGCCAGCATCAGCGCCACGGCGGTTACATCCTCCGTCACGCGGATCTGGCCGGCTTTTCACGACAGGAACAGCAACTGCTCGCCGCCATCGTCGAATGCCATCGCCGCAAGCCGGAAAAATCGGTGATTTCGGCCCTGCCCGTGCGCTATCGCGCCCTGGCCCGGCATATCACGGCGATCCTGCGCCTCGGCGTGCTGTTCCGTCGCGCGCGGCGTGCCGAAGCCCTGCCCCGCATCCGCGTGAGCGCCTCTCGCCAGCGCCTGCGGCTGTCGCTGCCGGCGGACTGGCTGGACCAGCACCCGCTGACCGAGGCCGACCTCGAGCAGGAGCGCGAGCCACTGGCCGAACTCGGCCTGGAGCTCGAGATCGTCACCGAATGA
- a CDS encoding peptidylprolyl isomerase: protein MLRAVFASLLLALPAVALAQQTTKPAAPAPASVDHPRVVMHTTQGDVTFELFPDKAPKSVANFLQYVRDGFYDGTVFHRVVNGYMVQGGLYSRDLTQRRTRAAIPSEADNGLSNLRGTLAVARGGDPNSGTAQFFVNLVDNRRLDYVSNQSGLTWGFAVFGKVVSGMDVVDKIASLPTRAQGPFVGDVPNPMVVIDSANVVGEERARPASTSTAGTPAAPAKVAPESTKPVAPKKGEKKTSAPKAA, encoded by the coding sequence ATGCTCAGAGCCGTCTTCGCCAGCCTCTTACTCGCCCTGCCCGCCGTCGCCTTGGCGCAGCAGACGACCAAGCCGGCAGCGCCAGCGCCGGCGTCCGTCGACCATCCGCGCGTGGTCATGCACACCACCCAGGGCGATGTCACGTTCGAGCTGTTCCCGGACAAGGCGCCGAAGAGCGTGGCCAACTTCCTGCAGTACGTGCGCGACGGTTTCTACGACGGCACGGTGTTTCACCGTGTGGTCAATGGGTACATGGTCCAGGGTGGCCTCTACAGCCGCGACCTCACGCAGCGCCGTACCCGCGCCGCCATTCCCAGCGAAGCGGACAACGGCCTGTCGAACCTGCGCGGCACCCTCGCCGTCGCCCGCGGTGGCGATCCGAATTCCGGCACGGCCCAGTTCTTCGTCAACCTGGTCGACAATCGTCGCCTCGATTACGTCAGCAACCAGAGCGGCCTGACCTGGGGCTTCGCGGTGTTCGGCAAGGTCGTCTCCGGCATGGACGTGGTCGACAAGATCGCCTCGCTGCCGACCCGCGCGCAGGGCCCCTTCGTCGGTGACGTGCCCAACCCGATGGTAGTCATCGATTCGGCCAATGTCGTCGGCGAAGAACGCGCCCGCCCTGCTTCTACGAGCACCGCCGGCACCCCGGCAGCGCCGGCCAAGGTTGCGCCGGAATCGACCAAGCCGGTGGCGCCGAAGAAGGGCGAAAAGAAGACCAGCGCACCGAAGGCCGCATGA
- a CDS encoding UDP-2,3-diacylglucosamine diphosphatase has translation MSTLFIADLHLDEARPDITALFERFLASDEARSATAFYILGDLVEAWIGDDDDAELPTRIATATRTLSDSGVPVYFMAGNRDFLLGERFAERAGMTLLDDGTVHAIEGTPTLLMHGDVLCTDDVEYQAVRAQVRTDAWKQQILSMPLEARRAFAAKARSDSKSRTGRIDETIMDVNQGAVEAALRHAGVHRLIHGHTHRPAIHPFAFDGANAERIVLGDWYDHGSVLAIDGDRLDLRGIWQV, from the coding sequence ATGAGCACCCTGTTCATCGCCGACCTGCACCTCGACGAGGCGCGGCCCGATATCACCGCCTTGTTCGAACGCTTCCTCGCGTCGGATGAGGCGCGCTCCGCCACCGCCTTCTACATCCTCGGCGACCTCGTCGAGGCCTGGATCGGCGACGACGACGACGCGGAACTGCCCACCCGGATCGCCACGGCGACGCGCACCTTGAGCGACAGCGGCGTACCCGTGTATTTCATGGCCGGCAATCGCGACTTCCTGCTCGGCGAGCGCTTTGCCGAACGTGCGGGGATGACCCTCCTCGACGACGGCACGGTGCACGCTATCGAAGGCACGCCGACCTTGCTGATGCATGGTGACGTGCTCTGCACCGACGACGTGGAATACCAGGCGGTGCGTGCGCAGGTACGCACGGATGCGTGGAAGCAGCAGATCCTGTCGATGCCGCTGGAAGCCCGCCGCGCTTTCGCGGCCAAGGCTCGCAGCGACAGCAAGTCACGCACGGGGCGTATCGACGAGACGATCATGGACGTGAACCAGGGCGCGGTCGAAGCGGCCCTGCGCCACGCCGGCGTGCATCGGTTGATCCACGGACATACGCATCGGCCCGCGATTCATCCGTTCGCGTTCGATGGCGCGAATGCGGAGCGCATCGTGCTGGGTGACTGGTACGACCACGGGTCGGTACTGGCGATCGATGGCGACCGGCTGGATCTGCGCGGAATCTGGCAGGTCTGA
- a CDS encoding ferritin-like domain-containing protein, whose amino-acid sequence MHDLHTAARRCLEATDPAEKIRLSFETWAALGEGLLAPDPASPAALPIGPPGRPERPRLVSSRDLAQRGLGTAEGRAALVHAIAHIEFNAIDLAWDAVYRFRGKPDAYYRDWASCANDEARHFTLLSGRLAELGYAYGDFDAHNGLWEMAEKTAHSDTARMALVPRVLEARGLDVTPGMMERLRRQNDERTVGILEVILREEVAHVAAGTRWFHWCCERDGIEPEATFATLLNDYMNGSLRGPFNLGARREAGFSETELTWLQTLG is encoded by the coding sequence ATGCACGATCTCCACACCGCCGCGCGCCGTTGCCTCGAGGCGACCGACCCCGCCGAGAAGATTCGCCTGAGTTTCGAGACCTGGGCGGCGCTGGGCGAGGGCTTACTCGCACCCGATCCGGCCTCTCCGGCAGCCTTGCCGATCGGTCCGCCTGGACGACCCGAGCGCCCGCGCCTGGTGTCGTCGCGCGATCTGGCCCAGCGCGGCCTTGGCACCGCGGAGGGACGCGCGGCCTTGGTCCACGCCATCGCGCACATCGAATTCAACGCGATCGATCTGGCCTGGGATGCGGTGTACCGCTTCCGCGGCAAACCCGACGCGTATTACCGCGACTGGGCGTCCTGCGCCAACGATGAGGCGCGCCATTTCACGCTGCTTTCGGGGCGACTCGCCGAGCTGGGCTATGCCTACGGTGATTTCGATGCCCATAACGGCTTGTGGGAGATGGCGGAGAAAACCGCGCACAGCGACACCGCACGCATGGCCCTGGTGCCACGCGTGCTCGAGGCGCGGGGACTGGACGTGACGCCCGGGATGATGGAACGGCTGCGCCGGCAGAACGACGAACGCACCGTCGGCATTCTCGAGGTGATCCTGCGCGAGGAAGTCGCCCACGTGGCCGCCGGCACGCGCTGGTTCCACTGGTGCTGCGAACGCGATGGCATCGAGCCGGAAGCGACCTTCGCCACCTTGCTCAACGACTATATGAATGGGTCGTTGCGGGGGCCGTTCAACTTGGGAGCACGGCGCGAGGCTGGGTTTTCGGAGACTGAGCTGACGTGGTTGCAGACGCTGGGGTGA
- the purF gene encoding amidophosphoribosyltransferase, with amino-acid sequence MCGIIGIVGTTEVASALYDGLTVLQHRGQDAAGIATVDGARLRLHKGNGLVRDVFNSAGVSKLRGRIGIGHCRYPTAGSEGTDEAQPFYVNSPYGIAFAHNGNLVNTEALRKEMFEDDRRHIDTDSDSEVLLNVLAHELQVDDRGDLTPEHVFKAIAGVHARARGGYACIALVLGYGLIAFRDPNGIRPLVLGERITAEGHEYAIASESVAFDVLGFKRIRDIEPGEAVIVTEGGELHTQRCAEGAVHAPCIFEYVYLARPDSMIEDVSVYKARLRMGEKLAEKILRERGPDHGIDAVIPIPDTSRTAASSLAQALGVPMREGLVKNHYIGRTFIMPGQGERVKSVRRKLNAIELEFRKKNVLLVDDSIVRGTTSRQIIQMARDAGAKNVYFASAAPPVRYPNIYGIDMPAASELVAAGRTVEEVEKALGADWLVYQDLEDLIQAVADGNEELTHFDTSCFSGEYVTGVDAGFLEQQEAMRSDSAKNERRSA; translated from the coding sequence ATGTGCGGAATCATCGGCATCGTCGGCACCACGGAAGTGGCGTCGGCCCTGTATGACGGCCTGACCGTCCTGCAACATCGCGGGCAGGATGCCGCCGGCATCGCCACCGTGGACGGCGCGCGCCTGCGCCTGCACAAGGGCAACGGGCTGGTTCGCGACGTCTTCAACTCGGCTGGCGTCAGCAAGCTGCGTGGCCGCATCGGTATCGGCCATTGCCGCTATCCGACCGCCGGCTCGGAAGGCACGGACGAAGCACAGCCGTTCTACGTGAACTCGCCTTACGGCATCGCCTTCGCGCACAACGGCAACCTCGTCAACACCGAGGCCCTGCGCAAGGAGATGTTCGAGGACGACCGTCGTCACATCGACACGGACTCCGACTCCGAAGTGCTGCTCAACGTGCTCGCCCACGAGCTCCAGGTGGACGACCGCGGCGACCTCACGCCGGAGCATGTTTTCAAGGCCATCGCCGGCGTGCACGCGCGCGCTCGTGGCGGTTACGCCTGCATCGCGCTGGTCCTCGGCTACGGCCTCATCGCCTTCCGCGATCCGAACGGTATCCGTCCGCTCGTGCTCGGTGAGCGCATCACGGCCGAAGGCCACGAGTACGCGATCGCCTCGGAATCCGTTGCCTTCGACGTGCTCGGTTTCAAGCGCATCCGCGACATCGAGCCCGGTGAAGCCGTCATCGTCACCGAAGGCGGCGAGCTGCACACGCAGCGTTGCGCGGAAGGCGCGGTGCACGCGCCGTGCATCTTCGAATACGTGTATCTCGCCCGCCCGGACTCGATGATCGAGGACGTCTCGGTGTACAAGGCGCGCCTGCGCATGGGTGAGAAGCTGGCCGAGAAGATCCTTCGCGAACGCGGTCCGGATCATGGCATCGATGCCGTCATTCCCATCCCCGACACCTCGCGCACGGCGGCCAGCTCGCTGGCCCAGGCGCTCGGCGTACCGATGCGCGAAGGCCTGGTCAAGAACCACTACATCGGCCGCACGTTCATCATGCCGGGGCAGGGCGAGCGCGTGAAATCCGTGCGTCGCAAGCTCAACGCGATCGAGCTGGAATTCCGCAAGAAGAACGTGCTTCTGGTCGACGATTCCATCGTGCGTGGCACCACCTCGCGCCAGATCATCCAGATGGCCCGCGATGCCGGTGCGAAGAACGTCTACTTCGCATCCGCCGCGCCGCCGGTGCGTTACCCGAACATCTACGGCATCGACATGCCGGCGGCGTCGGAACTGGTGGCCGCGGGTCGTACCGTGGAAGAAGTGGAAAAGGCGCTCGGTGCCGACTGGCTGGTTTACCAGGATCTGGAAGACCTGATCCAGGCGGTGGCCGACGGCAACGAGGAGCTGACGCACTTCGACACCTCGTGCTTCTCCGGTGAATACGTGACGGGTGTCGATGCCGGCTTCCTCGAACAGCAGGAAGCGATGCGTTCGGATTCGGCCAAGAACGAACGCCGTAGCGCCTGA
- a CDS encoding CvpA family protein, producing the protein MNWIDCVILGILFISVLIGLMRGLISEVLSLVIWVAAFWVAWTYGPSLAHYFESSVSLPSARVAIGYGLCFIAVLLVGGLIRFLISRLVASTGLGGTDRLFGMLFGLARGVLIVALVVFVVGFTPLANAPMWRESAMMPQFRGAAEWLGQQVPENVRGYMHPPAALENLKMPDVQLPSKDDLMKLRDKVSPGAQPTKDNVHPAAATTAATS; encoded by the coding sequence GTGAACTGGATCGACTGCGTCATCCTGGGGATCCTGTTCATCTCGGTCTTGATCGGCCTGATGCGCGGCCTCATTTCCGAAGTGCTCTCACTGGTTATCTGGGTGGCCGCCTTCTGGGTCGCCTGGACGTATGGTCCCTCGCTGGCGCATTACTTCGAAAGCAGCGTGTCCCTGCCTTCGGCGCGCGTGGCGATCGGGTATGGCTTGTGTTTCATCGCCGTGCTGCTGGTCGGCGGGCTGATCCGATTCCTGATCTCGCGCCTGGTCGCGAGCACGGGACTGGGCGGTACCGATCGGTTGTTCGGCATGCTGTTCGGCCTGGCCCGCGGTGTGCTCATCGTGGCCCTGGTCGTCTTCGTCGTCGGCTTCACGCCCCTGGCCAACGCGCCCATGTGGCGCGAGTCGGCGATGATGCCGCAGTTCCGTGGTGCAGCCGAATGGCTGGGTCAGCAGGTGCCGGAGAATGTGCGCGGATACATGCATCCGCCTGCCGCTCTGGAAAACCTGAAGATGCCGGACGTGCAGTTGCCCAGCAAGGACGACCTCATGAAGTTGCGCGACAAGGTGTCCCCTGGCGCGCAGCCGACCAAAGATAACGTTCACCCTGCCGCCGCGACCACGGCGGCCACTTCGTAG
- a CDS encoding SPOR domain-containing protein produces the protein MKTRLLGAAVLVALLVLFVPMMFSNTPPKSDADQTVSLEIPPAPDRELQTRTLDVAPNGSPASVSGPQAAGGPVHAASTPAAPTAPAATVTPGSGSKLASVDIASRKPVDALPEDFANAPASTKPAAAATAPAVTTKPVKAAATPAPLPVAATPPAAALPVGTAARGSFTINLSAYADHSKADALVQKVRALGYPVSTAATNQAGKSLTRVTAGPFESRAAAEAARLKITAAAPGAPATLSSKAETQTADVPAPPKPVAAPAPAAATATVPAAPPRAGGFAVQVAAVSSEAEATRLRDKLRGAGIAGYVDSVASSAGAKLWRVRAGPQTQRDDAVRLKDQIKAKVGLDGVVVSAP, from the coding sequence TTGAAAACACGTCTGCTGGGTGCCGCCGTCCTGGTCGCTCTGTTGGTTCTTTTCGTCCCGATGATGTTCTCCAACACGCCGCCCAAGAGCGACGCCGACCAGACGGTCAGCCTCGAGATCCCGCCGGCGCCGGATCGTGAACTGCAGACGCGCACGCTCGACGTGGCCCCCAACGGCTCGCCGGCCTCGGTCAGCGGCCCGCAGGCGGCCGGTGGTCCGGTGCATGCGGCCTCGACGCCCGCCGCGCCGACGGCGCCCGCCGCCACGGTCACCCCGGGCAGCGGCAGCAAGCTCGCATCGGTGGACATCGCCTCGCGCAAGCCGGTCGACGCCTTGCCGGAAGATTTCGCCAACGCCCCGGCCAGCACCAAGCCCGCCGCCGCAGCGACGGCGCCTGCCGTGACGACGAAGCCGGTCAAGGCCGCCGCGACACCGGCACCGTTGCCGGTCGCCGCGACACCGCCCGCCGCCGCGCTCCCGGTCGGCACCGCCGCGCGCGGCAGCTTCACGATCAACCTCAGTGCCTACGCCGATCACAGCAAGGCCGATGCCCTGGTCCAGAAGGTCCGGGCGCTCGGCTACCCGGTCAGCACCGCCGCGACCAATCAGGCGGGCAAGTCGTTGACCCGCGTGACCGCCGGTCCGTTCGAATCCCGTGCCGCCGCCGAAGCGGCCCGCCTGAAGATCACCGCTGCCGCGCCCGGCGCACCGGCCACGCTCTCGTCGAAGGCTGAGACGCAGACGGCCGACGTGCCCGCGCCACCGAAACCCGTCGCCGCGCCCGCGCCGGCTGCCGCCACCGCCACGGTGCCGGCGGCGCCGCCGCGCGCCGGCGGCTTCGCCGTCCAGGTGGCCGCCGTGAGCAGCGAGGCCGAGGCCACGCGCCTGCGCGACAAGCTGCGCGGCGCGGGAATCGCCGGCTACGTCGACAGCGTCGCGTCCAGCGCGGGCGCCAAGCTCTGGCGCGTGCGTGCCGGGCCGCAGACCCAGCGTGACGACGCCGTGCGCCTGAAAGACCAGATCAAGGCCAAGGTCGGCCTGGACGGCGTGGTCGTTTCGGCGCCGTAA
- the folC gene encoding bifunctional tetrahydrofolate synthase/dihydrofolate synthase, with protein sequence MSYFSKASSTMRTLAEWLSYQERTHPRDIELGLDRVSAVWEAMGAPRPAPIVVTVGGTNGKGSTVAFLEGMLRAAGYRVGCYTSPHLLRYNERIRLDGEDASDDALVASFERIEAARGSIPQTYFEFGTLAAFDLMARASLDVAVIEVGLGGRLDAVNIVDPDVAVITTIDLDHQDWLGGDRDSIGREKAGIARASRPAIIGERQPPVGLLDALRGIGADMQASGDAFSASRVDGEAGWRWSHRDGTVLDLPRPRLDAPVQIDNAATAIAAIHALGSRVDVPPMAIRQALEVVRVPGRLQKIAESPLTLVDVGHNPQAARALAEWLEATPRRGQVRAVYGALADKDVGGVIEALVDRIDHWYLAGLERDTPRGLPAGALAATLAAVGPTAAGRSFENVASAWKAARADAGEEDIVLLFGSFFVAAAALSHRT encoded by the coding sequence ATGTCTTATTTCTCAAAGGCATCGTCCACCATGCGCACGCTTGCCGAGTGGCTCTCCTACCAGGAGCGCACGCACCCGCGCGATATCGAACTGGGTCTGGACCGGGTCAGTGCGGTGTGGGAAGCCATGGGCGCACCACGTCCCGCACCGATCGTCGTCACGGTCGGCGGTACCAACGGCAAGGGCTCCACGGTCGCCTTCCTCGAAGGCATGCTGCGCGCAGCGGGTTACCGTGTCGGCTGCTACACCTCGCCGCACCTGCTTCGCTACAACGAACGCATCCGCCTTGACGGCGAGGATGCTTCCGACGACGCTCTCGTTGCTTCGTTCGAGCGCATCGAAGCCGCGCGTGGATCCATTCCCCAGACGTACTTCGAATTCGGCACACTGGCCGCGTTCGACCTGATGGCGCGTGCCTCGTTGGACGTCGCCGTGATCGAGGTCGGTCTCGGTGGCCGGCTGGATGCCGTGAACATCGTCGATCCCGATGTCGCCGTTATCACCACCATCGATCTGGATCACCAGGACTGGCTGGGTGGTGACCGTGACAGCATCGGTCGCGAGAAGGCCGGCATCGCCCGGGCCAGTCGTCCGGCGATCATCGGCGAGCGGCAGCCGCCAGTCGGCCTGCTGGATGCCCTGCGTGGCATCGGCGCGGACATGCAGGCCAGCGGCGATGCGTTTTCGGCGAGTCGTGTGGATGGCGAGGCTGGCTGGCGCTGGTCGCATCGCGACGGCACCGTGCTCGACCTGCCACGCCCGCGCCTGGATGCGCCGGTGCAGATCGACAATGCGGCAACGGCGATCGCCGCGATCCACGCCCTCGGCTCGCGCGTCGACGTGCCGCCGATGGCGATTCGACAGGCCCTGGAAGTCGTCCGTGTCCCGGGTCGCCTGCAGAAGATCGCCGAAAGCCCGCTGACCCTGGTCGACGTCGGCCACAACCCGCAGGCCGCCCGCGCCCTGGCCGAATGGCTGGAAGCGACGCCTCGCCGGGGGCAGGTGAGGGCGGTATACGGCGCGCTGGCGGATAAGGACGTCGGCGGCGTCATCGAGGCGCTCGTCGACCGCATCGACCATTGGTACCTCGCTGGCCTGGAGCGCGATACCCCGCGAGGCCTTCCCGCAGGTGCCCTCGCCGCCACGCTGGCGGCGGTCGGCCCGACGGCCGCCGGTCGCTCGTTCGAGAATGTGGCCTCGGCCTGGAAGGCGGCCCGGGCGGACGCCGGCGAGGAGGATATCGTCCTGCTGTTCGGTTCGTTTTTCGTGGCTGCCGCCGCGCTGTCCCACCGCACGTGA